Proteins from a single region of Allofrancisella inopinata:
- a CDS encoding IS30 family transposase, protein MIDERPANVERKSGKLIATKLPNKCSQSVLEGTGMTVYFARAYAFWQKGTNESTNGLLRQFIPKGTDFDTVSDEDLQRYVNLINNRPRKRHQWLTPNQVFEQGLNMCRASV, encoded by the coding sequence ATGATTGATGAACGCCCAGCTAATGTTGAGAGAAAGAGTGGTAAACTTATAGCAACAAAACTGCCTAATAAGTGTTCACAATCCGTTTTAGAAGGTACTGGTATGACAGTATATTTCGCTAGAGCATATGCATTTTGGCAAAAAGGAACTAATGAAAGCACTAATGGATTACTAAGACAGTTCATTCCAAAAGGGACTGATTTTGATACAGTAAGTGATGAAGATTTACAAAGATATGTTAATCTAATAAATAATAGACCTAGAAAACGACATCAATGGCTAACTCCGAATCAGGTGTTTGAACAAGGTTTAAATATGTGTCGCGCTTCGGTTTAG
- the lolB gene encoding lipoprotein insertase outer membrane protein LolB, giving the protein MQSIMLRLKIDIKQKFKLVTFFILSTLLVACSTLDTNAIDAHRKFDRAKLDSQLLDLDKWQVSGVIGIIYNNKADSANYTYSQDKDNFIMSLYGPLGVGKVEISGDKNKVILKNSKGEILEAKDVKTLMLDELGWYVPLDGLKYWIKAIAVPQTPANLKLKANNLAGELSQQGWKISYQGYELMDQKYPLPTKFRMSRGDILLKVVIKSWQL; this is encoded by the coding sequence ATGCAAAGCATTATGTTACGATTAAAAATAGATATAAAGCAGAAATTTAAGCTTGTTACATTTTTTATATTATCAACTCTATTGGTCGCATGCTCTACTTTGGATACGAACGCTATAGATGCACATAGAAAGTTTGATAGAGCTAAGTTAGATTCACAATTGCTAGATCTTGATAAATGGCAAGTTAGTGGCGTGATAGGTATTATTTATAATAATAAAGCTGATTCTGCTAATTATACATATTCTCAAGATAAGGATAACTTTATTATGAGCCTCTACGGACCTTTAGGTGTTGGGAAAGTAGAGATTTCAGGTGACAAAAACAAGGTTATTTTAAAAAACAGTAAAGGTGAAATCCTTGAAGCTAAAGATGTTAAAACACTAATGTTAGATGAGTTGGGTTGGTATGTTCCATTAGATGGGCTAAAATATTGGATCAAAGCTATAGCTGTACCACAAACTCCGGCAAACTTAAAATTAAAAGCTAATAATCTAGCAGGAGAACTTTCGCAACAAGGTTGGAAAATAAGTTATCAAGGTTATGAGTTAATGGATCAAAAATATCCACTTCCAACAAAATTTAGGATGTCTAGAGGTGATATTTTACTAAAAGTAGTTATAAAATCATGGCAACTATAA
- a CDS encoding DUF167 domain-containing protein — MYKISVYIQPNSSKSEICGEHNGSLKIKISSPAVDGKANKVVIDFLSKHFKIKKKDIAIVKGITSRHKIIALNIEKIPELLEVF, encoded by the coding sequence ATGTACAAAATATCTGTATATATCCAACCTAACTCCTCAAAATCTGAAATTTGTGGTGAACATAATGGTTCTTTAAAAATAAAAATATCGTCCCCTGCTGTAGATGGTAAGGCAAATAAAGTTGTGATAGATTTTTTATCAAAGCATTTCAAGATTAAAAAGAAAGATATAGCTATAGTTAAAGGTATAACATCTAGACACAAAATTATAGCTCTGAATATAGAGAAAATCCCTGAGCTGTTGGAAGTTTTTTAG
- a CDS encoding toxin-antitoxin system YwqK family antitoxin — protein sequence MKRRLLLFTGIFSFTSFYAIPIKNTEVKDGLIYQKNNPAEPYTGKVSSYFENGKIKSEISFKKGKPTGVANGWYDNGKKRYSYYQIDGLKNGESTLFDKDGMIKSIEFFKKNKLISYKEFDSTNDKLAIDASEYLPIFNNINYKYRNYEKHSKQDSKDKYDIYKYSVTFTKVSCDKNTKSCIYKLIQGVNKLEEVYAIKKSGIYSYLKKLNDEVLDQNEYLKSKTLVLANILSPNENTKINKLKAFMINNHKYNNCIELNQKETSHSHKVPFYYNATKLTQQTSRIYCKNIGMTETNEISSYFIKNKEIGKTVFRSILDPRSISK from the coding sequence ATGAAGAGAAGGTTACTGCTATTTACTGGGATTTTTAGCTTTACTAGTTTTTATGCAATACCAATTAAAAATACAGAAGTCAAAGATGGTCTTATTTACCAAAAAAATAATCCTGCAGAACCATATACAGGAAAGGTATCATCCTATTTTGAAAACGGTAAAATAAAAAGTGAGATAAGCTTTAAAAAAGGTAAACCAACAGGTGTAGCCAATGGATGGTATGATAATGGTAAAAAACGCTATTCCTACTACCAAATAGATGGCTTAAAGAATGGTGAATCTACACTATTCGATAAAGATGGGATGATCAAAAGTATAGAATTCTTTAAAAAGAATAAGCTAATTAGTTATAAAGAATTTGACAGTACAAATGATAAATTAGCAATTGATGCTAGCGAATATTTACCTATTTTTAATAACATAAATTACAAATACCGTAATTATGAAAAACATTCTAAACAAGATAGTAAAGATAAGTATGATATATATAAATATAGTGTTACTTTTACAAAAGTAAGTTGTGATAAAAATACTAAATCTTGCATTTATAAATTGATTCAAGGAGTTAATAAGCTAGAGGAAGTATATGCTATTAAAAAATCAGGTATTTATTCATACCTAAAGAAACTTAATGATGAGGTTTTAGATCAAAATGAATATCTAAAATCCAAAACTTTAGTTTTAGCAAATATACTTTCTCCAAATGAAAATACTAAGATTAATAAATTAAAAGCCTTTATGATTAATAACCATAAATATAATAACTGTATAGAGTTAAATCAAAAAGAAACGTCACATTCTCATAAAGTACCTTTCTATTATAATGCGACCAAACTTACTCAACAAACTTCTAGAATTTATTGTAAGAATATTGGTATGACAGAAACCAACGAGATATCCAGTTATTTTATTAAAAACAAGGAAATAGGAAAAACTGTTTTTAGATCTATATTAGATCCTAGGAGTATTTCTAAATAA
- the ispE gene encoding 4-(cytidine 5'-diphospho)-2-C-methyl-D-erythritol kinase — protein MATIKPKAYNSFAKINLFLHVLNKREDGYHNLQTWFTFVDLKDQLKFSFNNSTNINITSDVAISAREDNLIFKAIKLFQQTYGVQRIGVDIDVVKNIPMGAGLGGGSSNAATTLMAMRDHYVPDLKNSEMISLAVKLGADVPIFLYGRSAWAEGVGEVLYPKDFDTKFILLVKPNVHISTKEFFSSKKLVKSSKLLSKDLEFDSDIMGNVFEKVFFANYPEFESYLKNLDVNFRMTGTGSCFYLFSDDKARLQQLATKINKPLDKWLVKTLNYVY, from the coding sequence ATGGCAACTATAAAACCTAAAGCATACAACAGTTTCGCAAAGATAAATCTATTTTTGCATGTGCTTAATAAGCGTGAAGATGGTTATCATAATTTACAAACTTGGTTTACTTTTGTAGATTTGAAAGATCAGCTAAAATTTAGTTTTAACAATTCAACTAACATAAATATAACAAGTGACGTTGCAATATCCGCAAGAGAAGATAATTTAATCTTTAAGGCAATTAAACTCTTTCAACAAACCTATGGTGTGCAACGTATTGGTGTTGATATTGATGTGGTTAAAAATATCCCAATGGGCGCAGGCCTAGGCGGTGGTAGTTCAAATGCAGCAACCACTCTTATGGCTATGCGTGATCACTATGTACCAGACCTTAAAAATTCTGAAATGATAAGTTTGGCGGTAAAGCTTGGTGCAGATGTGCCAATTTTTTTATATGGTCGTTCTGCGTGGGCAGAAGGGGTTGGTGAAGTATTATATCCAAAGGATTTTGATACTAAGTTTATACTGTTAGTTAAGCCAAATGTTCATATTAGTACAAAGGAGTTTTTTAGTAGTAAAAAACTTGTTAAAAGTTCTAAACTACTGTCAAAAGACTTAGAATTTGATAGTGACATTATGGGGAACGTTTTTGAGAAAGTATTTTTTGCCAATTATCCAGAATTTGAGAGTTATCTTAAAAATTTAGACGTTAATTTTAGAATGACAGGAACAGGCTCATGTTTTTATTTATTCTCAGATGATAAGGCACGATTGCAGCAACTTGCAACAAAAATCAATAAACCTCTTGACAAGTGGCTAGTTAAGACATTAAACTATGTCTACTAA
- a CDS encoding M14 family metallopeptidase, which translates to MMEHYHIGTLGQKWSEVEKKQWLAEQKIKRSYHEEVVTKIKELVKDFDIEIYGKLEYLVGKYDLYAIKTKNWDNSKPYVLVTGGVHGYETSGVQGAINFAQTRALEYSKYFNIIILPCISPWGYETINRWNPDAVDPNRSFYLGSASQEATNAMEYVFSLGVDISMHIDLHETTDTDDSEFRPALAARDAIVIEKWGITDGFYLVANQNKLEKSFQEYIISAVAKVTHLAKIDEKGQISGEIAVIDGLTQCDSAGSKLCMSFTDAKYTTTTEVYPDSPKTNPDECIQAQVEAVVASLEYLKL; encoded by the coding sequence ATTATGGAACATTATCATATCGGTACCTTAGGTCAGAAATGGAGTGAGGTAGAAAAAAAACAGTGGTTAGCAGAACAAAAGATTAAGCGTTCTTACCATGAAGAAGTAGTTACTAAGATAAAAGAGCTAGTTAAAGACTTTGATATAGAAATATATGGCAAGTTAGAGTATTTAGTAGGTAAATATGACTTATATGCTATAAAAACAAAAAACTGGGATAATTCAAAGCCATATGTGTTAGTAACTGGTGGGGTGCATGGTTATGAGACAAGTGGAGTCCAAGGAGCTATTAACTTCGCGCAAACAAGAGCTTTAGAGTATTCAAAATATTTTAATATCATAATTTTACCGTGTATTAGTCCATGGGGTTATGAGACTATCAATCGTTGGAATCCAGATGCTGTAGATCCAAACCGTTCTTTTTATTTAGGTAGTGCTTCTCAAGAAGCTACTAACGCTATGGAGTATGTATTTTCTCTTGGTGTAGATATATCTATGCATATAGATTTACATGAGACTACAGATACCGATGATAGCGAGTTTAGACCAGCACTAGCTGCTAGAGATGCTATAGTGATTGAGAAATGGGGTATAACAGATGGATTTTATCTAGTAGCGAACCAAAACAAATTAGAAAAAAGTTTTCAAGAGTACATAATATCTGCTGTAGCTAAGGTTACCCATCTAGCAAAAATTGACGAGAAAGGACAAATCTCTGGGGAAATAGCAGTTATTGATGGTTTAACACAATGTGATTCAGCAGGTTCAAAGCTTTGTATGTCATTTACTGATGCTAAATATACAACCACAACAGAAGTTTACCCAGATAGTCCTAAAACTAATCCAGATGAATGTATACAAGCACAAGTTGAAGCTGTAGTTGCATCATTAGAGTATTTAAAATTGTAA
- a CDS encoding IS701 family transposase, producing the protein MKQRELANLYTEYLLCQNSQASATMCSSMLDELVKHDSFSRMLKVGSYESKYVWLKGKSILNAYKDKPKILSIDNTISPKSDSMVNEVVNWFYDHSVGRAVKGINLISALIHVGDANIPVGFEVQTKENFVVEKDKAGMERLKRKARYTINELARKLILKIIKNFSSFDYIVADRYFASKTNLKFFNKHKLSYVIGIANNRLVAKSKANALAGNYCRLDELGLLENEAMKIYLKDIKYSLVVTRQVFKNGDNSTGEIYLITNDLNLESNHIEDIYQKRWNIEVYHRSIKQNASLAKSPTSVITTQLNHIGLSIGAFIELEKLKLASNKNHYALKRKMLIAANQASHREIIKMKKILKMTA; encoded by the coding sequence ATGAAACAACGTGAATTAGCCAATCTATATACTGAATATTTATTATGTCAAAACTCCCAAGCAAGTGCGACAATGTGTTCAAGTATGTTAGATGAACTAGTAAAGCATGATAGTTTTTCTCGGATGTTAAAAGTTGGTAGTTATGAAAGTAAATATGTCTGGTTAAAAGGTAAAAGTATTTTAAACGCCTACAAAGATAAGCCAAAGATATTATCTATAGACAATACAATAAGTCCTAAATCTGATAGTATGGTCAATGAGGTAGTAAACTGGTTTTATGATCATTCTGTAGGTAGAGCAGTTAAAGGCATCAATCTTATTAGTGCTTTAATCCACGTTGGAGATGCTAATATTCCTGTAGGCTTTGAAGTACAAACTAAGGAAAACTTTGTAGTAGAAAAAGATAAAGCAGGTATGGAGCGCTTAAAGCGTAAAGCACGCTACACAATTAATGAACTGGCAAGAAAACTGATATTGAAAATTATTAAGAATTTCTCTAGTTTTGATTATATAGTAGCTGATAGATATTTTGCTTCTAAAACTAATTTGAAATTCTTTAACAAACATAAACTCTCGTATGTAATAGGTATAGCAAATAATCGTTTAGTTGCTAAGAGTAAAGCTAATGCTCTTGCTGGTAACTACTGTAGGTTAGATGAATTAGGATTGCTAGAAAATGAGGCTATGAAAATTTATTTAAAAGATATAAAATATAGTCTTGTGGTTACTCGCCAAGTCTTCAAAAACGGGGACAATTCAACAGGTGAGATTTATTTAATTACTAATGATCTAAACCTAGAGAGTAACCACATAGAAGATATCTATCAAAAAAGATGGAATATAGAAGTTTATCATCGAAGTATAAAACAAAACGCTAGTCTTGCTAAATCACCTACATCTGTAATTACTACTCAGCTTAACCATATAGGTTTATCTATAGGTGCATTTATTGAACTTGAAAAACTAAAACTTGCTTCAAATAAAAATCACTATGCGTTGAAAAGGAAAATGTTAATCGCCGCCAATCAAGCGAGTCATAGGGAAATTATAAAAATGAAAAAAATACTCAAAATGACTGCTTAA
- a CDS encoding transposase — protein MKYQRYTKEFKDNAVKLCLQPDTNRREIADNLGVKYKTICNWISKAMSNPPKEIKIDYKTQYQQLSSENADLKKKLKQLELRTFKFKQSF, from the coding sequence ATGAAGTATCAAAGATATACAAAAGAATTTAAAGATAATGCTGTTAAATTATGTTTACAACCAGATACAAATAGGCGAGAAATAGCAGATAATTTAGGAGTTAAATATAAAACCATTTGCAACTGGATATCCAAAGCTATGTCGAATCCTCCTAAAGAGATAAAGATAGATTATAAAACGCAGTATCAGCAATTATCTTCTGAAAATGCTGATTTAAAGAAAAAGCTTAAACAACTGGAGTTACGGACTTTTAAATTTAAGCAGTCATTTTGA
- a CDS encoding GNAT family N-acetyltransferase, producing MQIYKASLNDLKSLIELENSLFNSDQISKRQFKYNIEKQKLFFVAKVNDQLAGYILCFEYKKSIRIYSLAVNEKFQGKGIGKSLLNYLITNSTKNIYLEVNVNNSNAIALYEKLNFTIYKTIPNYYQDDDSAYRMVLRRN from the coding sequence ATGCAAATTTATAAAGCTAGCTTAAATGATTTAAAATCGCTTATAGAATTAGAAAATTCTCTTTTTAATAGTGATCAAATATCTAAAAGACAATTTAAATACAATATAGAAAAACAGAAACTATTTTTTGTTGCTAAGGTAAATGATCAGTTAGCTGGCTATATACTTTGCTTTGAATACAAAAAAAGTATAAGAATATACTCTCTAGCTGTAAATGAAAAATTCCAAGGTAAGGGTATTGGAAAAAGTTTACTTAACTATCTGATAACTAATTCAACAAAAAATATATATCTTGAAGTAAATGTAAATAATTCAAATGCTATAGCTCTTTATGAAAAACTAAATTTTACTATTTACAAAACTATTCCAAACTACTATCAAGATGATGATTCAGCTTATAGAATGGTTCTAAGAAGAAACTAA
- a CDS encoding RimK family protein, which translates to MKSLKILIDHEKAWSPYYPTENLITIDKYLQNISQKPSYIINLSEKMAYLEQGYYACLLAKANNDTIIPNVTTLNNIKHFEEIHLAELALKINHNALNHITKNNILDIMIFFGTTNIKGFEKIAKKIFEMYPAPLLSIKLEKENSLWHFKNLEIANISSLSDQEQSMFAEALNNFSTKVWRKKKNKKTYQYDLAILHDPDEVLPPSDPKALKNFKRAANQLGIYVDMITQDDYMKLLEYDGLFIRTTTSINHYSYRFAKKAEDNNLVVIDDTKSIICCTNKVYLHNLLVKNKIPTPEARLIFKDNLLPLEELVAELSLPIVLKIPDGSFSKGVNKASTIEELQETLENMFQQSSIIIAQKYYYTEFDWRIGILNSKPIYACKYYMAKGHWQITNHSKKSTQHGSSEAFAIHQVEKSIIKTAIKAAKTIGNSLYGIDIKVVNGKPIVIEINDNPSIDSDIEDAYIGEQLYSTIMLEFLNRMNYKKLPYANL; encoded by the coding sequence ATGAAATCTTTAAAAATACTCATTGATCATGAGAAGGCTTGGTCACCTTACTATCCAACAGAAAATTTAATAACTATAGATAAATATCTACAAAACATAAGTCAAAAGCCAAGCTATATAATCAATCTATCAGAAAAAATGGCTTACTTAGAACAAGGGTATTATGCTTGCCTATTAGCCAAAGCTAACAATGATACAATAATCCCCAATGTAACAACTCTTAACAACATAAAACATTTTGAAGAAATACACCTTGCTGAACTTGCTCTAAAAATAAACCATAATGCTCTTAACCATATTACTAAAAACAATATCTTGGATATTATGATCTTTTTTGGAACCACGAACATAAAAGGGTTTGAAAAAATAGCTAAAAAAATATTTGAAATGTACCCGGCTCCGTTATTGTCAATAAAGCTAGAAAAAGAAAATTCTCTTTGGCACTTTAAGAACCTAGAAATAGCCAATATAAGCTCATTAAGTGACCAAGAACAGAGTATGTTTGCTGAAGCATTAAATAATTTTAGTACTAAAGTTTGGCGTAAAAAGAAAAATAAAAAAACTTATCAATATGACCTTGCTATTTTACATGACCCTGATGAAGTTCTTCCACCTAGTGATCCTAAAGCGTTAAAAAACTTCAAAAGAGCTGCTAACCAGTTAGGAATATATGTAGATATGATTACTCAAGATGATTATATGAAGTTACTTGAGTATGATGGTTTATTTATTAGAACAACAACTTCTATTAATCACTATAGTTATAGATTCGCTAAAAAAGCTGAAGATAATAACCTAGTTGTTATAGATGATACAAAATCCATAATTTGTTGTACAAACAAAGTTTATCTACATAATTTACTAGTCAAAAATAAAATACCAACTCCTGAAGCCCGATTAATTTTTAAAGATAATCTTTTACCTTTAGAAGAATTGGTTGCTGAGCTAAGCCTGCCAATAGTACTTAAAATCCCAGATGGATCATTCTCAAAAGGTGTAAATAAAGCTTCAACTATTGAAGAATTACAGGAAACTTTAGAAAATATGTTTCAACAATCTTCTATAATTATTGCTCAGAAATATTATTATACAGAGTTTGATTGGCGTATAGGAATACTAAATAGTAAGCCTATTTATGCTTGTAAGTATTATATGGCAAAAGGACACTGGCAAATAACTAATCACAGTAAAAAGTCTACTCAGCATGGTAGTTCAGAAGCTTTTGCTATACATCAAGTTGAAAAATCTATAATAAAAACCGCTATTAAAGCTGCAAAAACTATTGGTAACAGTTTATATGGTATAGATATCAAAGTAGTCAATGGTAAACCTATCGTTATAGAAATTAACGATAATCCATCTATTGATTCTGATATAGAGGATGCTTATATTGGTGAGCAACTTTATTCGACTATAATGTTAGAATTCCTAAATAGGATGAACTATAAGAAATTACCTTATGCAAATTTATAA
- a CDS encoding IS3 family transposase — translation MKEHCKVMPVTTLCKYLNVSTSSYYRWIHEPIGKRQSNDAELDNAITAIFNEHKSRYGSVRIYKQLKDMGWKVTQPRVSKRMKLLDLQAKAARKHKAMTDSNHNKHVSENLLEQNFTALSMNHRWVTDITYIPTQEGWLYLFVIIDLFSRAVLGWAMDSRMKADLICSALNMALFRRNFPSGVIIHSDKGSQYCSKQYQDVIKNNWLLSSMSSKGCCYDNAACESFFGTLKVELVHDENYKTREEAKLSIFEYIEAYYNTKRKHSTINYMTPNQFEYIMENKKVNCPKLTG, via the coding sequence ATTAAGGAGCATTGCAAAGTCATGCCAGTAACAACATTATGTAAATATTTGAATGTAAGTACATCCTCATATTACAGATGGATACATGAGCCTATAGGTAAAAGACAATCTAATGATGCTGAGCTAGATAATGCTATTACTGCTATATTTAACGAACATAAATCTAGATATGGGAGTGTTAGGATATACAAACAACTTAAAGATATGGGTTGGAAAGTTACTCAACCTAGAGTATCTAAACGTATGAAATTACTTGATTTGCAGGCAAAAGCTGCTCGTAAACATAAAGCAATGACAGACTCTAACCATAACAAACATGTTTCTGAGAACTTATTAGAACAGAACTTCACAGCGTTGTCTATGAACCATAGGTGGGTTACAGATATAACTTACATACCTACACAAGAAGGATGGCTGTATCTTTTTGTGATTATAGATTTATTCTCAAGGGCAGTTTTAGGTTGGGCAATGGATTCTAGAATGAAAGCAGACTTAATCTGTAGTGCTTTAAATATGGCATTATTTAGAAGAAATTTTCCTAGTGGTGTTATTATACATTCTGACAAAGGGTCACAATATTGTAGTAAACAGTATCAGGATGTTATTAAAAATAACTGGCTATTATCAAGTATGAGTTCTAAAGGATGTTGTTATGATAATGCTGCTTGTGAGAGTTTCTTTGGTACTTTAAAAGTTGAGTTAGTTCATGATGAAAACTATAAAACTAGAGAAGAAGCTAAGCTATCTATATTTGAGTATATTGAGGCTTACTATAATACAAAAAGGAAACATTCTACAATAAATTATATGACTCCAAATCAGTTTGAATATATAATGGAAAATAAAAAGGTAAACTGTCCCAAATTGACGGGGTAG
- a CDS encoding IS701 family transposase has protein sequence MDKDLLDIYTDYLISQTKYATATKLSDILDQEVSHDKITRFLNKSDLTSLEFWKYIKPLVRKHNSEYDVLCLDDTISEKPSTDENDIVCWHHSHAKSVHVKGINIVSCMLSTSNLSIPIDYEIVKKDERYYDEKDKRYKRRSKVTKNQMFQNMINRAVINHVKFKYILADSWFCSKDNMNFIHHRLSKKFILGMKSNRVVALSDYARKSKDFIKLSELDIADGESLKIWLKDMNFPVLLTKKIFINENGTKGILYLVTNDLEIDSNQLYHDYQKRWQIEVYHKSIKQNTSLSASPTKVEKTQRNHIFCSLVAFCKLEMLKIKTSLNHFALKYKLLVRSNAIALKELYEIRNS, from the coding sequence ATGGACAAGGATTTACTAGATATATACACAGACTATCTTATAAGCCAAACTAAGTATGCTACAGCCACAAAATTATCAGATATATTAGATCAAGAAGTATCACATGACAAAATAACAAGGTTTTTAAACAAGTCAGATTTAACAAGCTTAGAATTTTGGAAATATATAAAGCCTTTAGTTAGAAAACATAACAGCGAATACGATGTTCTTTGTTTGGATGATACAATTAGTGAAAAGCCAAGCACAGATGAAAATGATATAGTCTGTTGGCATCACTCTCATGCTAAAAGTGTTCATGTAAAGGGTATTAATATAGTCTCATGTATGCTTAGTACATCAAACTTATCTATTCCTATAGACTATGAGATAGTGAAAAAGGATGAGCGATATTATGATGAAAAAGATAAGCGGTATAAAAGAAGATCTAAAGTTACTAAAAACCAAATGTTTCAAAACATGATAAATCGAGCAGTTATTAATCATGTTAAGTTTAAATATATTTTGGCAGATAGCTGGTTTTGCTCTAAAGATAATATGAATTTCATACATCATAGATTATCGAAGAAATTTATACTTGGTATGAAGTCAAATAGAGTTGTTGCCTTGAGTGATTATGCTAGAAAGAGTAAGGATTTTATTAAGCTCTCTGAACTTGATATTGCTGATGGAGAATCTTTAAAGATATGGCTTAAAGATATGAATTTCCCTGTGCTTTTAACAAAAAAGATTTTCATAAACGAGAACGGTACAAAAGGAATTTTATATCTTGTAACAAATGATTTAGAAATAGATTCTAATCAGTTATACCATGACTATCAAAAAAGATGGCAAATAGAGGTTTATCATAAATCAATTAAGCAAAATACTTCTTTATCAGCCTCACCAACTAAAGTTGAGAAAACTCAAAGAAATCATATTTTTTGCTCATTAGTAGCTTTTTGTAAACTAGAAATGCTTAAGATAAAAACTTCACTAAACCACTTCGCTCTGAAATATAAGCTATTAGTTAGATCTAACGCTATTGCTCTTAAGGAGTTATATGAAATTAGAAATTCATAA
- a CDS encoding YggT family protein → MLSGIVNVAEFLINIVFGLYAFILLFRFFLQWVKADFHNPICQLVMRATNIIILPIRKLVPGFFGLDWSCIVATYFVFIVQNLLLALLKGFGISLVFAVAKPVVDIVFAVINMYVYLIIIRAIASWFIHGGYNPLFIIIFQVTEPLLAIARKIIKPRSGFDFSPVIVLVSLFCIQIFLQSVLIQLFS, encoded by the coding sequence ATGCTAAGCGGAATTGTAAATGTCGCAGAATTTCTTATAAATATTGTTTTTGGTTTATATGCTTTTATTCTCTTATTTAGATTTTTTTTACAGTGGGTGAAAGCTGATTTTCATAACCCTATCTGCCAGCTAGTCATGCGGGCTACAAATATTATTATTCTTCCTATCAGAAAGCTTGTGCCTGGGTTTTTTGGTTTAGATTGGTCGTGTATTGTCGCTACGTATTTTGTTTTTATTGTACAGAATTTACTTTTAGCTTTACTAAAGGGTTTTGGTATAAGCTTAGTATTTGCAGTTGCTAAACCGGTTGTAGATATAGTGTTTGCTGTTATAAATATGTACGTTTATTTAATAATAATAAGAGCTATAGCTAGTTGGTTTATCCATGGCGGATACAACCCTCTGTTTATAATAATATTTCAAGTTACAGAACCTTTACTAGCAATAGCAAGAAAAATAATAAAGCCTAGATCAGGTTTTGACTTTTCGCCTGTTATTGTACTAGTAAGTCTATTTTGTATCCAAATTTTCTTGCAAAGTGTATTAATACAACTATTTTCGTAA